The genomic stretch TTGGTTAGAATACGCGCCATCCTGAAAGCCTGGAACAAAGGTCTTTACCAAAACTGACCAAGCTGTGATCAGAACGGATAAAAAATTCCCCTCTGCGTCACCCATGAACACTTTTGGCAAACATCTTTCGTCATTAACTCCATGAATTAAAGGAAAATGGAAGCATGAATAACGCTCGTCCTATTCGCCGTGCACTGATCAGCGTATCAGATAAAACTGGCATTGTTGAGTTCGCACAAGCGCTCGCTGAGCGCGGTGTTGATATCCTGTCTACTGGCGGTACGGCTCGTCTGCTGGCTGAAAAAGGTATCGCTGTGACTGAAGTCTCCGATTACACCGGTTTCCCAGAAATGATGGATGGGCGCGTAAAAACGCTGCACCCGAAAGTTCATGGTGGCATCCTGGGCCGTCGCGGTCAGGATGATGACGTAATGGCCACTCACGCCATTAACCCAATCGACATGGTAGTCGTGAACCTCTACCCATTCGCAGCAACCGTTGCCAAACAAGGCTGTTCACTGGAAGATGCGGTAGAAAACATCGATATCGGTGGCCCGACTATGGTTCGCTCTGCAGCGAAAAACCATAAAGACGTGACCATCATCGTGAACGCAACCGACTACGATCGCGTCATCGCAGAAATGGATGCCAACGACAAGTCTCTGACTCTGAATACCCGTTTCGACCTGGCTATTGCCGCATTCGAGCACACTGCCGCCTACGACGGTATGATCGCGAACTACTTCGGTACCATGGTAGCAAGCTACGGCGAAAACAAAGAAGGCGACGAAGAATCTCAGTTCCCGCGCACTTTCAACCAGCAGTTCATCAAGAAACAAGACATGCGTTATGGCGAAAACAGCCACCAGAACGCCGCGTTCTACGTGGAAGCGAACCCGCAAGAAGCGTCCGTCTCTACTGCGCGTCAAATTCAGGGTAAAGCTCTGTCTTACAACAACATCGCTGACACTGACGCCGCACTGGAATGCGTGAAAGAGTTCGCAGAACCAGCGTGTGTGATCGTTAAGCACGCCAACCCTTGTGGTGTGGCACTGGGCAGCGACATTCTGGAAGCGTACAACCGCGCTTACCAGACTGACCCGACCTCTGCGTTCGGCGGCATCATCGCCTTCAACCAGGAGCTGGATGCTAAAACGGCATCAGCTATCGTTGAGCGTCAGTTCGTGGAAGTGATCATCGCACCGAAAGTTTCTGCCGAAGCGGTTGAAGTGGTAGCGGCGAAGAAAAACGTCCGTCTGCTGGAGTGTGGCGAATGGTCAACCAAGACCACAGGTTTCGATCTGAAACGTGTTAACGGTGGTCTGCTGGTACAGGACCGTGACCAGGGTATGGTGACTCTGGATGACCTGAAAGTGGTGTCTAAGCGCCAGCCAAGCGAAGAAGAGCTGAAAGATGCGCTGTTCTGCTGGAAAGTCGCGAAATACGTTAAATCAAACGCTATCGTGTACGCAAAAGGCGACATGACTATCGGTGTCGGCGCTGGCCAGATGAGCCGCGTATACTCGGCGAAAATCGCCGGTATCAAAGCCGCGGATGAGAATCTGGAAGTGGCCGGTTCAGTAATGGCATCGGATGCGTTCTTCCCGTTCCGTGACGGTATCGATGCAGCCGCCGAAGCGGGCATCAAGTGTGTGATTCAGCCAGGCGGCTCAATGCGTGATGACGAAGTTATCGCAGCAGCAGACGAGCACGGCATGGCGATGATCTTCACTGGTATGCGTCACTTCCGTCACTAATTTATTTATGAGGTCCCGGGGCTGATTAGCCCTGGGCATTTATTCTTTTCGTTAGGATAGATTATGCAAGTTTTAATTATCGGTTCTGGTGGTCGTGAGCACGCACTGGGCTGGAAAGTCGCGCAAAACCCTGCGGTTGAGACCGTGTTCATTGCACCAGGTAATGCGGGTACTGCGCTGGAAGCGAAACTGCAAAACGTCAACATCGGCGTAGAAGATGTACCTGGCCTGGTAGCGTTTGCCCAGGACAACGCGATTGGACTGACTATCGTCGGTCCGGAAGCGCCACTGGTTATTGGTGTGGTGGATGCATTCCGCGCCGCTGGCCTGCCAATCTTTGGACCGACCGAAGCAGCGGCGCAGCTGGAAGGCTCAAAAGCGTTCACCAAAGATTTCCTGGCACGCCACAACATCCCGACGGCGGCTTACGCTAACTTCACTGAAATCGAACCGGCGCTGGCTTACGTTCGTGAGCAAGGCGCACCAATCGTCGTTAAAGCCGACGGTCTGGCGGCAGGTAAAGGCGTTATCGTCGCGATGACGCTGCAAGAAGCTGAAGATGCGATCAAAGACATGCTGGCTGGCAACGCGTTTGGCGATGCCGGCAGCCGCGTGGTGATCGAAGAGTTCCTGGACGGCGAAGAAGCCAGCTTTATCGTTATGGTTGACGGCAAAAACGTTCTGCCGATGGCCACCAGCCAGGATCACAAACGTGTCGGCGACAAAGACACCGGCCCGAACACGGGCGGTATGGGTGCTTACTCTCCAGCGCCAGTGGTCACTCAGGAAATCCACGACCGCATCATGCAGGAAGTAATTTACCCGACCGTGAACGGCATGGCTTCTGAAGGCCACCCGTACACTGGCTTCCTGTACGCTGGCCTGATGATCGACGCATCCGGCGCGCCAAAAGTGATTGAGTTCAACTGCCGCTTCGGCGATCCGGAAACGCAACCCATCATGATGCGTATGCAGTCTGACATGGTGGAACTGTGTCTGGCGGCTATCGACGGCAAACTGGACCAGGTTGAATCTAAGTGGGATCCACGTGCCTCAATCGGTATCGTCCTGGCCGCTGGCGGCTACCCGGGCGATTACGCTAAAGGCGATGTCATCTCCGGCCTGCCAACCACAGACGTGGAAGGCGAGAAAGTGTTCCACGCCGGTACCACAGACCAAGATGGCCAGGTGGTGACCAACGGCGGCCGCGTACTGTGCGCAACCGCGCTGGGCAACACTGTGCTTGAAGCGCAGCAACGCGCTTACCAGCTGGCGAAACAAATCAGCTGGGACGGCATGTTCCACCGCAATGACATCGGCTACCGTGCAATTGCACGCGAGCAGGCGGAAAAATAAGCAGGCTGACGGAGTGACCGGTTCGCTCCTCAGTTAAGCCTCGGTATTTTCACCAAGGCTCAGACAGACCAAAGGCGCTCATTGAGCGCCTTTTCTTTATGCATTTCTGATCTGCATCAGCAGAGTCAAACCTTATCCGTCCTGCTCAGCGATCAGAGCCGGGCGTTTCACACAGTCGTGGCTGTCATCATCCAGAATGAGGATTTGGTCGATGCGTACCGTCTGTTTATCCGCCGAACCAAGAAATGCGACATAACGGTCGAGCGAGGATAACCGGCTGACGACAAAATCCGGCAGAGTCTGATTGAATTCGACCTTGCTGTAGTCGGTGTCGGAGCAGCTTTCAAACACCTCCCCATCCCAGATGCCCTGAATTAGGGTCAGCCCCTGGCTGTCGAGCTGCCTGGTTTTCTCAACCAGCTCACTGGCCTGCTGCTGGTACTGAGCGAGCTGATTCTGATTGAGTGGCAGGACTTTGCCATCGACCCGGTACTGCTGATAAATCGCATCACCGTTTTTATCAAAGCGGATCTGCACCCGGTAAGGCACCAGCTGGCGCTCTTTCGGCTGCATACCCTCGCGAACCACTTCGCGCAATTCACCTTCGTCCCAGCGATAATTGGACTGATACCAGCCAAATCGCTGCGAAACCACGTAATCAGCCGCAGAGACAGTCTGATCCTGCCGCGCGCTGGTCCAGTAAAAGCTGGTCGCGTCGCCTGCGGTTTCACCGCCACTGTAATCACTGATTTGCTGGAGCTGCAGGGGATCGTACGGAAGAGAAGTGGCGCATCCGGCCAATAAGGCCGCACTGAAAGCGGAGAGAAGAAATGGTTTCATCATGAAAAAACGCCGAGACTAAGAATCTCGGCGTAGTATAGATTATTTCACTGAATCTTTCAGTGCTTTACCAGCAACGAACGCTGGTACGTTAGCTGCTTCGATTTTGATCTCTTCGCCAGTCTTAGGGTTACGACCGGTGCGCGCTGCGCGGTGATTTACTTTGAATGTACCAAAACCAATTAGTTGAACCTGGTCACCCTCTTTCAGTGCGCCTTCAACCGCGCCCAGAGTCGCTTCCAGAGCAGCTTTTGCCTGAGCTTTAGACAGGTCTGCTTTTTCGGCAATAAAGTCGATTAATTGGGTCTTGTTCATTAGGTTTCCCTTCTCATAGGTTATCGAATTGAGTTCACTCTAAAGCATAAATGCCCCGTCTGGCAAAGGTTTGTCGCGTAACTTGTGTCTCTCTGACGTAGTTTTAACCATAATATGAGTATTCACTCACAATTTGTTACCCAATGCCGCGAGCGCCTGACTTATTTTTAACGCAAAATATCCCTGGCTCTAGCAGGAAAATCCTCTTTAAGCCTTGTCATATCAAGGCTTTTACCTGATTGAGTGCAGACAAAAAAGCAGCAGTTGCTGTTGTTTTTTCGTCACATAATGTCACCCTTAGCGGGGTAGATGAACCATTAAGGAAGCTCCATGTTTTTGCTTACGATTTACGTCGCGATTGCGATTGGCGTATCGTTTATCTGTTCTGTCCTGGAAGCCGTACTACTGAGTATTACGCCCAGTTACCTGGCGCAGTTGCGCCAACAATCCCACCCGTCATCAGACAAGCTGGCTCAGCTCAAAGCGGATATCGACCGCCCGTTGGCCTCGATCCTGACCTTAAACACCATTGCCCATACCATAGGCGCGGCCAGTGCCGGCGCCCAGGCCGCGCTGGTATTCGGCAGCGAGTGGCTTGGCCTGTTCTCTGCCGCACTCACGCTCGGTATTCTGGTACTGTCGGAGATCGTGCCGAAGACTATCGGCGCCACTTACTGGCGCCAGTTGGCGCCGCTCACCGCGGTCATTTTGCGCTGGATGGTCTGGATTCTGGCCCCCTTCGTCTGGTTTTCGCAGCAGATCACTCGCCGTTTGGCCAGCAACAGTCAGT from Vibrio ostreae encodes the following:
- the hupA gene encoding nucleoid-associated protein HU-alpha, giving the protein MNKTQLIDFIAEKADLSKAQAKAALEATLGAVEGALKEGDQVQLIGFGTFKVNHRAARTGRNPKTGEEIKIEAANVPAFVAGKALKDSVK
- a CDS encoding DUF1481 domain-containing protein, with the translated sequence MKPFLLSAFSAALLAGCATSLPYDPLQLQQISDYSGGETAGDATSFYWTSARQDQTVSAADYVVSQRFGWYQSNYRWDEGELREVVREGMQPKERQLVPYRVQIRFDKNGDAIYQQYRVDGKVLPLNQNQLAQYQQQASELVEKTRQLDSQGLTLIQGIWDGEVFESCSDTDYSKVEFNQTLPDFVVSRLSSLDRYVAFLGSADKQTVRIDQILILDDDSHDCVKRPALIAEQDG
- the purD gene encoding phosphoribosylamine--glycine ligase; amino-acid sequence: MQVLIIGSGGREHALGWKVAQNPAVETVFIAPGNAGTALEAKLQNVNIGVEDVPGLVAFAQDNAIGLTIVGPEAPLVIGVVDAFRAAGLPIFGPTEAAAQLEGSKAFTKDFLARHNIPTAAYANFTEIEPALAYVREQGAPIVVKADGLAAGKGVIVAMTLQEAEDAIKDMLAGNAFGDAGSRVVIEEFLDGEEASFIVMVDGKNVLPMATSQDHKRVGDKDTGPNTGGMGAYSPAPVVTQEIHDRIMQEVIYPTVNGMASEGHPYTGFLYAGLMIDASGAPKVIEFNCRFGDPETQPIMMRMQSDMVELCLAAIDGKLDQVESKWDPRASIGIVLAAGGYPGDYAKGDVISGLPTTDVEGEKVFHAGTTDQDGQVVTNGGRVLCATALGNTVLEAQQRAYQLAKQISWDGMFHRNDIGYRAIAREQAEK
- the purH gene encoding bifunctional phosphoribosylaminoimidazolecarboxamide formyltransferase/IMP cyclohydrolase, whose product is MNNARPIRRALISVSDKTGIVEFAQALAERGVDILSTGGTARLLAEKGIAVTEVSDYTGFPEMMDGRVKTLHPKVHGGILGRRGQDDDVMATHAINPIDMVVVNLYPFAATVAKQGCSLEDAVENIDIGGPTMVRSAAKNHKDVTIIVNATDYDRVIAEMDANDKSLTLNTRFDLAIAAFEHTAAYDGMIANYFGTMVASYGENKEGDEESQFPRTFNQQFIKKQDMRYGENSHQNAAFYVEANPQEASVSTARQIQGKALSYNNIADTDAALECVKEFAEPACVIVKHANPCGVALGSDILEAYNRAYQTDPTSAFGGIIAFNQELDAKTASAIVERQFVEVIIAPKVSAEAVEVVAAKKNVRLLECGEWSTKTTGFDLKRVNGGLLVQDRDQGMVTLDDLKVVSKRQPSEEELKDALFCWKVAKYVKSNAIVYAKGDMTIGVGAGQMSRVYSAKIAGIKAADENLEVAGSVMASDAFFPFRDGIDAAAEAGIKCVIQPGGSMRDDEVIAAADEHGMAMIFTGMRHFRH